The Platichthys flesus chromosome 17, fPlaFle2.1, whole genome shotgun sequence DNA window ATATGTGATAATAAGAATGTAACTTCTTATGTGGTCTGTACTGAAGTCTCTTTTTCATCCAATAGATAGGATGAAAGATGCTCTCGTCGCAAAGCTGGCCAATCAGGCGGCAGATTACTATGGCGATGCCTTCAAGCAGTGCCAGTATAAAGACAACCTTCCCAAGGTATGTGAAAGACACGCATGCAGTGACACACTAACATAAAAACTGCTGTGGtttaataacaaacaacatGAAACGCATTCACATTCGCCGTGTGTTCGTTGCGATGGAGACGCACACATTTGGATTCTGTTTTGTGTgactgattgtgtgttttgtttcgtatgtgtgagtctgtggagGAAAACGATTTGCGAGTGGTACTCAAGTTGTGGGACGGTCCAGAATGtaatctctctctgttctcattGATCCATTTCCATCCTGTTTtcattctgattggctggttaCCACTGAACTTCAGTTGGACCTGTTTCTGTTCTGATGTGTTTCTTAACATCTAATATAGGACATGTGGAGAACCTACTTTCTGTCTTACACTTTTGCACGCACACCTACAcccaccaacacagacacacacacacacatatacaccaGCACAACCTCAGGTTAATGCAACAGGGTTGATATTTTCAGCTTAATGAAATCAAACTATAGTGaaaaggagattatgtttttatcGGAGCCCGATGACGCAAAAACTACTGCACCAATTTCCATGAGATTTTGTGAATGATTGTGGCTTGACCCGAGGAAGAACCCAGTGGATTTTGGAACCGGACCAGATAAACAAGACTATGCAGGaacttttttattaaaatgctttttttgaAAAATACTAGTAGTTGCCAAGAAGTTTTCAGGGCTCCACAAATGGAAGATGTATTAATCATGGACATGCgctcagaaataaaaaaggtcaTGGTCTGAAAAGCAGCATCTGCATTTTCCCTGAATGTCTCAAACCAAGCATACACACAGTGTCATAGACTCACTCAAAcatatacacattcacacacggCTCGGGACTTTTGATGAAGGTGTAGCAGCTTCTGCTGAAAGGTTTAACACTCATGGCctgttctgttttctctctcgtcttcctctctATCTGCATCCCACGTGGTCTTGGTGGTGTTGGCATTGGTTATGTTTGTCTGGTTGCGTACGTGTGTGCGCATGCTTCTGACtgcttttgcatgtttgtgatTGGCTTCTTGATGTCATTTGTGGATTGACTtcgctggtgtgtgtttgtcattttgtggTTTGCCTTCCCATTtttcgtgtgtgtatgtgtttatatttgtttgcgtgcctgtgtgttgctctgtggtTGCCTCTCCCTGgtcagtatttttattttcaggaaGTGATCCCGGTGCTGGGGGCCAAGCACTGCATCATGCAGGCCAACGCCGAGCTGTACCAGAGCCTCGTGGCCAAGCAGAAGAAGCATTTTGGAGAGGAGATCGCTCGCCTGCAGGTACGCAGCTTTCACACTTTGTTTCGTCTTTCTGCAAATAATCTCATTTATCATCAATTGTGTTGACTTCAAATAACAATTTCACCTTGACATTCAACATCTAAATGAAATAATTACCCTATTAAGCTGCTATTTCTCTCCAGCATGCAAAAGATCTGGTGAAAACCCCTTATGACGAGTACGTGAGCGTTAAGGACCTGACTGATAAGATCAACCGAGCGCTCACCGCTGCCAAAAAAGACAACGATTTTATCTACCATGATCGTATTCCTGACGTCAAGGATCTGGAGCATATCGGCAAGGCAACATTGGTCAAACCCACTGCCATCACAATGCCACTCAGCCAGAAATTCACAGGTAAGATACACAGACACTCAATTTAAAAGCTATATGCTAAATTCAGAGACTAAGAAAGTCTGTCCCTCCCACAGAAAACGACTCCCGAGCCTGCAAAGCCTTATTTGCATTCCTGACTTGTTTTATTTCCATAAAATGTCTACGTCACCAAGTAACATGCAAAATACTTGCTTTAATTGATGAGACAGAACTGCCACTTTTGCTACCGTGGCTATAGCATTGTTTAAAGCCAATCAGGAAGCCCCTGGGTAACCATTAAGAATGCTTGGCCTATTTAGAACAGACTGGTCTTCGTGGAGTTGCTGTAATTTCTTTggtacatttttatataatcgCATATAAACCTATACTTGTAGAGTCCGATAATTATAATTTCAGTCACTGCCAAATTTTATTTAAGCACAATTCCATCCAAACCTCACCTAAGGCTCAATGTACAGGGAGCATCTGATTGTAGATGGGATCTGATCTACCTAAAACTCTGACTTGTTTCTGATATTTGGCTGCTCTTTCCTCCTCAGACTTGTTTGAGAAGATGGTTCCCATGGCGGTGCAGTGTTCCATGAACATTTACAACCAGAGGAAGGCTGAGACTGTGAACCGACTGGTGGGAACGATGAGGGAGTCCACCAACCTCTGCAACGGGTATGTTTTCCTGTGACTGACACAAAGCAGCGTTACAAGGAAGTTATAAATAACTTACAAACACATTGTGTGCAGCAGGTTTTGCATTACAGGGAAAGAGTGCTGCTACAGTTATGTAATTCAAGGTCATACACTTTAAATCATCTTGATTGTAGTGCTAGGAAAACGACAAAACCCTGAATATACATAGCAACATAAAATGTAAAGGTGTATTCACTCGTTACTTATATTCGCCGTTGTAAAGATACTTCTGTTGTCTGGAGAAAAGGAAGATAAATGCATAAAGTGGAATTGTGGTATAAAAAATGTCACAGTTAAGGTGAAGGCATTGTGAATCAATGTCCTATGGCAGCTGTaggtcagtgagtgtgtgtgtgtgtgtgtaagttggTACTGTGCAGTACTCCCACCAGGCCATCCATAACATTAGAAAATATCAAATCGTCTACTGGTCATATTGATGTCGGTGGTCAGTAGGTCAGGTTGATACACGCTTTGAGGGTCGGGTGGgtatgtaaaaaaagaaacggACCCAAGCATAACTAATGTGAAGTATGCAAGTGTAATTGTCTTTTAATGAGCATGTCCATGAGTGCTGTGTCTCCATGCATGGGTCgatttattaataattcataacATAATGGTGCATTAAAAGTCAGTACAAGCACTCTGTGGTTTCATTGTAGTACCCTCAGTAACAGTCAAGCACTTGTGTCACAAAATCGTGGAGATGCTAATGAGTGCTTAATAATCTTTAGTATTTCATCCAACAAAAAAATGGCTGTAATATCCTAGTATCTAATTATAGTAGGTGTCTTTTGTATTAAATGGTTTCATGGCTTAGTTGTCCATTTTGATGTTAAGTGTTAATGTGAAATGATGTATAACAAGACAAGACTCAAAGTTAACCTTTTTTTGAGACCACAATAAATAACAGGTCAATGGTAACTGGCCAACAGGGTGTTGGCGTCCCTGAACCTGccagctgctctggaggaccTGTCCGGAGACTCTATCCCACAATCCATTGCTGAGAAGGCCAGATCCATCGTGCAGCAGGGAGGACTACAGAGCATCGAGCAGCTCATCAAAGACCTGCCAGAGCTCCTGACTCGCAACAGAGAGATCCTGGACGAGGTTGGTGTTAGAGACGAATAGAAGCACACAGAATTATACACGTCTTCCTCTGTTGTCCGTCTCGCTCTCCTGCTACTTGTAACCCTAGAGCCATTAAAAAGGGTAAAGAAACCACGTTCAGAAGAGCAGCCTCTTAAACAGCTTGTTTGTCACATGGCTGTGCTTTCTTGAAAACGCAGCCTATGAATCTAATAATGCTGACTTGGGCATCGTCAATGTTGGACTTCCCTACCACCACACATCAGAACACATGAACACTAAAAGCTCATAATCGTTTCTAATGGCGGAAATCCCAGATCAGGATgatcactgaaatctaatccACTGATCTTTGGGCCAAGGACTGTCTGTTCACCAGCTTCAGCCAACACGTTTTTTTAGATAGCttactgacaaacaaataaacagacggGAGGAAAAACATAAAGCATAATTTGCTTCCAGGTTTGTTAGCAGAGTTGAAAAGTCCAAACCAAACTCTCctcaaaactgaaaataatcaatttaaaaGTAGGAGACCACATTTATGCTGGCAGAGTgtcaataattaattatttatttgtttaaaacatttaaaactttaGCCAcgatttttacattttgaaaaatacatatatttatatatgtatttgtatatatgaatatacatttaataattGGCTTTAACTTGTTTACCATTGAAACAATATAGGTTGCAGCTCTGTTTTTCATTgaccttgtttgttttgtaactGCGATACATGGATTTCTCTGAGTTAGTAGAAGCATTTTATCTATAAGCTGCAGCGCTCCTAAAAAAATATGGACCATATTGTTGCCAGAAGAGGAATGATGCACTGAATTCTAAAACAGCGCTCAAAGATCAATAGTATTCATCTACAGAGGACCCATGGCCCAAGCTTTAAAGTAATTAAGGCTTAGTCATCTAATGTGACCCTTGTGATATTTCCTCCATGTGCTCAGtaagatgtttttattcattagtCTCTGAAGATGCTGGACGATGAAGAGACGACAGACAACGAGCTGAGAACAAAGTTCAACCAGCGCTGGAACAGAACCCCCTCTGGTGACCTGTATAAGCCCCTtcgtgcaggtacacacacacacacacacacacacacacacacacacacacaaatgtttctgTGCATTATTGACCATGGTCACTACTAACTCCCCCACCTCTTCCCCAGAGGGCGGTAACTTCCGGAACCTCTTGGACAAGGCTGTACAGGCCGATCAGGTGGTCAAGGACCGCTACAGCGTCCACTGTGACATGATCACCTTGCTGTGTAAACCAGTGGACGAGCTCAACGCTGCCATCCCCTCCGCCAACCCCACCAAAACCCTGCAGGGCAGCGAGGTCTGTCTGAgttctgttttcctcttcatgtctttgCTAGTGCCACTGGTTAAAGTAGCATGTAAACTTCTGCAGACTAAAACCTGAGATAAATACAGAAACCTGCTTTATGCAAAAACCCAGTGGACATTGTGTACTTTATGGCTCGCTCCCTCCTCCCCACAGTCgctccatttttcattttgtgtgctGACTTTGCATTGTTTTCACTGGGGAACTTAAAGAAACCAAGCAAGCAGAACTGGGAATGGGTGAGGTAGTGCCTGTCTCAAGCCACAATGCAGTCATGCTAGAGTGGGGAAAGAAGGTGTTGAGGTGTAGACAGCCGACATTATGACGAGGGTGAGAGGTCAGAGTCAATGTAGGACAGTTCACCATGGGGCGGAACATTCAAGCTGTCTCGTCTGTCTTCCGTCCAGGTCGTGAACGTGCTGCGCTCGCTGCTCACCCAGCTGGACAACATGAAGATGGAGCGGGAGACGCTGGAGGGCGAGGTCAAGGCCGTGACCTTTGACATGTCTGCTACCTTCCTGATGGCACTGGCCCAGGACGGGGCCTTCAACGAGGAGCAGCTCTCACTCTCCCAGCTCGACCAGCTGTACGGCACCTACAACCAGAGGGTACAAGCCACCCTCCGCACGCAGGAAGAGCTGCTTGGACAGGTTCAGGTATGTAAAACGCACATGTGTTGGTGAAGAGACACTCTTCATGACAAGTTCATCTGTCAAAAGTATGTGTTGGTAGTTGGCCTTCTTCTGAAATGAAGCAAACAAAAAGGGAATTTCTGGAACGGGATCAATGAAACTTGAGCATAAGGAGTCAGTGGGCAGGTGCAGATAAAATCCAACTAGAGAACGAAACCCAGTTCAACCTCTGAATCGTGCCCTTCAGTGTGAAGACAAATGATTTGTTCACTGCCCATAAATCTTCCAGTAAATATCAGTGGTGAACGTTCTAAGTCTGTGATCTTTCTTCTGCAGACATCCCACCAGGAGTTCAGCAGTCTGAAGCAGTCCAACTCCGAGGCCAACCAGAGGGAGGAGGTCCTGAAGAAGCTGGCTTCAGCCCATGACAGCTACGTCGAGATCAGCAGCAACCTGCGCGAAGGCACCAAGGTACTCGCTCAGCACAACCAGGCCCTCACGAGCCTCAGCAGGCTGTACTGCAGTAATGCATGTCTTGCCAGAAacgttttttaatttatatattacttttgtatttgtgtgtcaaGTTCTTTTGCAAGGCAGGGGATTTATTTTTGTCCCCcacttgttttctctcctccttcagttCTACAATGACTTGACAGAAATCCTGCTCAAGTTCCAGAACAAATGCAGCGACATCGTTTTCGCTCGCAAGACGGAGCGGGAGGAACTACTCAAGTACGTACATGTCcattttgttgttgcttttgagCGGCAGCTGGGGCAGGTGATGGCTAAAATGCTGGAATATGAAGGAAACAGTTGTGATGTTTCAATCCTGGTTTCAGGGACCTGCAGGTGAGCATCGCCCGGGAGCCCAGTGCTCCATCCTTCAATGTTCCTGCCTATCAGAGCAACCCGGCTGCCGGCCCGACCCCCGCACCCAGGACTGTATTTGTAAGCAGCACCTCACAAAGCCCAACACTGACCTCACAAAGCCCAACACTGACCTCACAAAGCCCAACACTGACCTCACAAAGCCCAACACTGACCTCACAAAGCCCAGCAATGACCACCACTGAACTTTTATTAAAGtctgatgttttctttgtcttcttgcCTCAGCAGCCTCAACCAGCCCAGCAGCCCCCAGCGAA harbors:
- the pdcd6ip gene encoding programmed cell death 6-interacting protein isoform X1, with the protein product MATFISVPLKKSSEVDLVKPLSKFVTATYAGSEDQAEYLRSVDELNKLRKNALGRPLDKHESSLEVLLRYYDQLCAVEPKFPFSENQLCLTFTWKDAFDKGSLFGGSVKLALASLGYEKTCVLFNTAALASQIASEQNLDNDEGLKASAKFYQLASGAFGHIKDTVLSALNREPTMDISPETVGTLSLIMLAQAQEVFFLKAASDRMKDALVAKLANQAADYYGDAFKQCQYKDNLPKYFYFQEVIPVLGAKHCIMQANAELYQSLVAKQKKHFGEEIARLQHAKDLVKTPYDEYVSVKDLTDKINRALTAAKKDNDFIYHDRIPDVKDLEHIGKATLVKPTAITMPLSQKFTDLFEKMVPMAVQCSMNIYNQRKAETVNRLVGTMRESTNLCNGVLASLNLPAALEDLSGDSIPQSIAEKARSIVQQGGLQSIEQLIKDLPELLTRNREILDESLKMLDDEETTDNELRTKFNQRWNRTPSGDLYKPLRAEGGNFRNLLDKAVQADQVVKDRYSVHCDMITLLCKPVDELNAAIPSANPTKTLQGSEVVNVLRSLLTQLDNMKMERETLEGEVKAVTFDMSATFLMALAQDGAFNEEQLSLSQLDQLYGTYNQRVQATLRTQEELLGQVQTSHQEFSSLKQSNSEANQREEVLKKLASAHDSYVEISSNLREGTKFYNDLTEILLKFQNKCSDIVFARKTEREELLKDLQVSIAREPSAPSFNVPAYQSNPAAGPTPAPRTVFQPQPAQQPPAKPLPPARPPPPSVTPQAASAAPANTPAAGLPSNNPPPLAPSSTAQGPPYPTYQGYPGYFQVPVGYPYGYGQYNMPNMPNMPNMPNMPNMPNMPYMQYQAPQGQGGYPGAPPAGQPYPGYPQQPPQQQQPYYPQQ
- the pdcd6ip gene encoding programmed cell death 6-interacting protein isoform X2, whose amino-acid sequence is MATFISVPLKKSSEVDLVKPLSKFVTATYAGSEDQAEYLRSVDELNKLRKNALGRPLDKHESSLEVLLRYYDQLCAVEPKFPFSENQLCLTFTWKDAFDKGSLFGGSVKLALASLGYEKTCVLFNTAALASQIASEQNLDNDEGLKASAKFYQLASGAFGHIKDTVLSALNREPTMDISPETVGTLSLIMLAQAQEVFFLKAASDRMKDALVAKLANQAADYYGDAFKQCQYKDNLPKYFYFQEVIPVLGAKHCIMQANAELYQSLVAKQKKHFGEEIARLQHAKDLVKTPYDEYVSVKDLTDKINRALTAAKKDNDFIYHDRIPDVKDLEHIGKATLVKPTAITMPLSQKFTDLFEKMVPMAVQCSMNIYNQRKAETVNRLVGTMRESTNLCNGVLASLNLPAALEDLSGDSIPQSIAEKARSIVQQGGLQSIEQLIKDLPELLTRNREILDESLKMLDDEETTDNELRTKFNQRWNRTPSGDLYKPLRAEGGNFRNLLDKAVQADQVVKDRYSVHCDMITLLCKPVDELNAAIPSANPTKTLQGSEVVNVLRSLLTQLDNMKMERETLEGEVKAVTFDMSATFLMALAQDGAFNEEQLSLSQLDQLYGTYNQRVQATLRTQEELLGQVQTSHQEFSSLKQSNSEANQREEVLKKLASAHDSYVEISSNLREGTKFYNDLTEILLKFQNKCSDIVFARKTEREELLKDLQVSIAREPSAPSFNVPAYQSNPAAGPTPAPRTVFPQPAQQPPAKPLPPARPPPPSVTPQAASAAPANTPAAGLPSNNPPPLAPSSTAQGPPYPTYQGYPGYFQVPVGYPYGYGQYNMPNMPNMPNMPNMPNMPNMPYMQYQAPQGQGGYPGAPPAGQPYPGYPQQPPQQQQPYYPQQ
- the pdcd6ip gene encoding programmed cell death 6-interacting protein isoform X3, encoding MATFISVPLKKSSEVDLVKPLSKFVTATYAGSEDQAEYLRSVDELNKLRKNALGRPLDKHESSLEVLLRYYDQLCAVEPKFPFSENQLCLTFTWKDAFDKGSLFGGSVKLALASLGYEKTCVLFNTAALASQIASEQNLDNDEGLKASAKFYQLASGAFGHIKDTVLSALNREPTMDISPETVGTLSLIMLAQAQEVFFLKAASDRMKDALVAKLANQAADYYGDAFKQCQYKDNLPKEVIPVLGAKHCIMQANAELYQSLVAKQKKHFGEEIARLQHAKDLVKTPYDEYVSVKDLTDKINRALTAAKKDNDFIYHDRIPDVKDLEHIGKATLVKPTAITMPLSQKFTDLFEKMVPMAVQCSMNIYNQRKAETVNRLVGTMRESTNLCNGVLASLNLPAALEDLSGDSIPQSIAEKARSIVQQGGLQSIEQLIKDLPELLTRNREILDESLKMLDDEETTDNELRTKFNQRWNRTPSGDLYKPLRAEGGNFRNLLDKAVQADQVVKDRYSVHCDMITLLCKPVDELNAAIPSANPTKTLQGSEVVNVLRSLLTQLDNMKMERETLEGEVKAVTFDMSATFLMALAQDGAFNEEQLSLSQLDQLYGTYNQRVQATLRTQEELLGQVQTSHQEFSSLKQSNSEANQREEVLKKLASAHDSYVEISSNLREGTKFYNDLTEILLKFQNKCSDIVFARKTEREELLKDLQVSIAREPSAPSFNVPAYQSNPAAGPTPAPRTVFQPQPAQQPPAKPLPPARPPPPSVTPQAASAAPANTPAAGLPSNNPPPLAPSSTAQGPPYPTYQGYPGYFQVPVGYPYGYGQYNMPNMPNMPNMPNMPNMPNMPYMQYQAPQGQGGYPGAPPAGQPYPGYPQQPPQQQQPYYPQQ
- the pdcd6ip gene encoding programmed cell death 6-interacting protein isoform X4 → MATFISVPLKKSSEVDLVKPLSKFVTATYAGSEDQAEYLRSVDELNKLRKNALGRPLDKHESSLEVLLRYYDQLCAVEPKFPFSENQLCLTFTWKDAFDKGSLFGGSVKLALASLGYEKTCVLFNTAALASQIASEQNLDNDEGLKASAKFYQLASGAFGHIKDTVLSALNREPTMDISPETVGTLSLIMLAQAQEVFFLKAASDRMKDALVAKLANQAADYYGDAFKQCQYKDNLPKEVIPVLGAKHCIMQANAELYQSLVAKQKKHFGEEIARLQHAKDLVKTPYDEYVSVKDLTDKINRALTAAKKDNDFIYHDRIPDVKDLEHIGKATLVKPTAITMPLSQKFTDLFEKMVPMAVQCSMNIYNQRKAETVNRLVGTMRESTNLCNGVLASLNLPAALEDLSGDSIPQSIAEKARSIVQQGGLQSIEQLIKDLPELLTRNREILDESLKMLDDEETTDNELRTKFNQRWNRTPSGDLYKPLRAEGGNFRNLLDKAVQADQVVKDRYSVHCDMITLLCKPVDELNAAIPSANPTKTLQGSEVVNVLRSLLTQLDNMKMERETLEGEVKAVTFDMSATFLMALAQDGAFNEEQLSLSQLDQLYGTYNQRVQATLRTQEELLGQVQTSHQEFSSLKQSNSEANQREEVLKKLASAHDSYVEISSNLREGTKFYNDLTEILLKFQNKCSDIVFARKTEREELLKDLQVSIAREPSAPSFNVPAYQSNPAAGPTPAPRTVFPQPAQQPPAKPLPPARPPPPSVTPQAASAAPANTPAAGLPSNNPPPLAPSSTAQGPPYPTYQGYPGYFQVPVGYPYGYGQYNMPNMPNMPNMPNMPNMPNMPYMQYQAPQGQGGYPGAPPAGQPYPGYPQQPPQQQQPYYPQQ